The Polymorphobacter megasporae genome window below encodes:
- a CDS encoding DUF1003 domain-containing protein, whose amino-acid sequence MADEPPYRAPTAAPPRPPRVPPGKPSSEEHGLSAALARNIEAVARRRAEDAANLSFDVRLATGIGRRIGRMSFVYLHILFYGTWTLLQYGVVGHVTGFDPALALMGSIASAEAIFLSLFILIAQNILTAADNRRDDLALQVSLLAEHEVTQLIKLTRAVAEKLGIDTTADHGEIADLQDDVAPERVLDQIAGTENAP is encoded by the coding sequence TTGGCTGACGAACCGCCCTATCGCGCGCCGACGGCTGCCCCGCCGCGCCCGCCACGGGTGCCGCCGGGCAAGCCATCATCTGAGGAACACGGGCTGTCGGCGGCGCTAGCGCGGAACATCGAGGCGGTTGCCCGGCGCCGGGCCGAGGACGCCGCCAATCTGAGCTTCGATGTCCGGCTCGCCACCGGCATCGGCCGCCGGATCGGCCGGATGAGCTTCGTCTATCTCCACATCCTGTTCTACGGGACGTGGACCCTGCTCCAATACGGGGTCGTCGGGCACGTCACGGGCTTCGACCCGGCGCTGGCGCTGATGGGGTCGATCGCGTCGGCGGAGGCGATCTTCCTGTCGCTGTTCATCCTGATCGCGCAGAACATCTTGACCGCTGCCGACAACCGCCGCGACGACCTCGCCCTCCAGGTCAGCCTGCTCGCCGAGCACGAGGTGACCCAGCTGATCAAGCTGACCCGGGCGGTGGCCGAAAAGCTCGGCATCGACACCACCGCCGACCACGGCGAGATTGCCGACCTGCAGGACGACGTCGCCCCCGAACGCGTCCTCGACCAGATCGCGGGAACCGAGAACGCCCCCTAA
- a CDS encoding adenosine kinase, whose translation MTNSTYDVLAVGNALVDVITTAEASFLESHAIPKGTMRLIAADEAERLYGIMGAGKEVSGGSAANTVAGIAAMGGRPAFVGRVAADQLGEVFAHDIRAAGVAFSTPAMVDGPPTGRCLIVVTPDGDRTMSTYLGACQELSEADIDPEVVRASQILYLEGYLWDPIIPRAAMRKAIEIARAAGRKVAFTLSDVFCVEGHRDDFLGLLGGHVDVMFGNENEVRALYRTDDLDTAMTELARHATIAVVTRSDKGAVVIAGGERHAVPAEPVARVVDTTGAGDLFAAGFLSALAAGRALPDCARAGGVAAAEIISHYGARSEGDLKALVAARLG comes from the coding sequence ATGACCAACTCGACCTACGACGTCCTCGCCGTCGGCAATGCCCTCGTCGACGTCATCACCACCGCCGAGGCCAGCTTCCTCGAGAGCCATGCGATCCCGAAGGGCACGATGCGGCTGATCGCGGCCGACGAGGCCGAGCGGCTGTACGGCATCATGGGTGCGGGCAAGGAAGTCTCGGGCGGGTCGGCCGCCAACACCGTCGCCGGAATCGCGGCGATGGGCGGGCGTCCGGCGTTCGTCGGTCGCGTCGCCGCCGACCAGCTTGGCGAGGTCTTCGCCCACGACATCCGCGCCGCCGGGGTCGCCTTCAGCACGCCCGCGATGGTCGACGGGCCGCCGACCGGGCGCTGCTTGATCGTCGTCACTCCCGACGGCGACCGGACGATGAGCACCTACCTCGGCGCGTGCCAGGAGCTGAGCGAGGCTGACATCGACCCCGAGGTCGTCCGCGCCAGCCAGATCCTCTATCTCGAAGGCTATCTGTGGGATCCGATCATCCCCCGCGCCGCGATGCGCAAGGCGATCGAGATCGCCCGTGCCGCTGGCCGGAAAGTCGCCTTCACCTTGTCCGACGTGTTCTGCGTCGAGGGCCACCGCGACGACTTCCTCGGCCTGCTTGGCGGCCACGTCGACGTCATGTTCGGCAACGAGAACGAGGTCCGCGCGCTGTACCGGACCGACGACCTCGACACCGCGATGACCGAACTTGCCCGCCATGCAACGATCGCCGTCGTCACCCGGTCGGACAAGGGCGCGGTCGTCATCGCCGGAGGGGAGCGCCATGCCGTCCCCGCCGAGCCGGTTGCCCGCGTCGTCGACACCACCGGGGCGGGCGACCTGTTCGCCGCTGGCTTCCTCAGCGCGCTCGCCGCCGGGCGCGCGCTGCCCGACTGCGCCCGGGCGGGCGGGGTCGCAGCGGCGGAGATCATCAGCCACTACGGCGCGCGGTCGGAGGGCGACCTCAAGGCGCTCGTGGCGGCGCGGCTTGGCTGA
- a CDS encoding acyl-CoA dehydrogenase family protein, whose protein sequence is MDLNFSAEDIAFRDEVRTFIADNYPAGLRAKSEEGEELSKEDFLSWHKVLAAKGWAGIAWPVEYGGTGWTSVQRYIFAEESARGDAMRLLPFGLNMVGPVIYTFGTPEQKAKFLPRILSGADWWCQGYSEPGAGSDLANLRTKAERFTGDDGKEYYRVNGQKTWTTLAQHADWIFCLVRTDPTVKPQEGISFLLIDMKTPGITVRPIITLGGEHEVNEVWLEDVIVPVENRVFHENKGWTCAKFLLAHERTGIAGVAASKRGVERIKTIARTEIDSFGDDAQPLLANPFFKRKVAELEIDLTALEFTELRTLAGESSGKGPGPESSLLKIKGTEIQQRITELALEAVGHYGAPYFRGFGEGDNEHPIGPDYAHRAAPTYFNMRKTSIYGGSNEIQRNIIAKMVLGL, encoded by the coding sequence ATGGACCTCAACTTCTCGGCTGAAGACATCGCGTTTCGTGACGAAGTTCGGACCTTCATCGCCGACAATTACCCCGCCGGGCTGCGGGCCAAGTCGGAGGAAGGCGAGGAGCTGTCGAAGGAGGACTTCCTCAGCTGGCACAAGGTCCTCGCCGCGAAGGGCTGGGCCGGGATTGCATGGCCGGTCGAATATGGCGGGACCGGCTGGACCAGCGTCCAGCGCTACATCTTCGCCGAGGAAAGCGCGCGCGGCGACGCGATGCGGCTCCTCCCCTTCGGCCTCAACATGGTCGGGCCGGTGATCTACACCTTCGGCACCCCCGAGCAGAAAGCGAAGTTCCTGCCGCGCATCCTGTCGGGCGCCGACTGGTGGTGCCAGGGCTATAGCGAGCCGGGCGCCGGGTCCGACCTCGCCAATTTGCGGACCAAGGCCGAGCGCTTCACCGGTGACGACGGCAAGGAATATTACCGCGTCAACGGCCAGAAGACGTGGACGACGCTGGCCCAGCACGCCGACTGGATTTTCTGCCTCGTCCGCACCGATCCGACGGTCAAGCCGCAGGAAGGCATCAGCTTCCTCCTGATCGACATGAAGACCCCGGGCATCACCGTCCGCCCGATCATCACGCTCGGCGGCGAGCACGAGGTCAACGAGGTCTGGCTCGAGGACGTCATCGTCCCCGTCGAGAACCGCGTCTTCCACGAGAACAAGGGCTGGACCTGCGCCAAGTTCCTCCTCGCTCATGAGCGGACCGGCATCGCCGGGGTCGCCGCGTCGAAGCGCGGGGTCGAGCGGATCAAGACGATCGCGCGGACCGAGATCGACAGCTTCGGCGACGACGCCCAGCCGCTGCTCGCCAACCCGTTCTTCAAGCGCAAGGTCGCCGAGCTCGAGATCGACCTGACGGCGTTGGAGTTCACCGAGCTGCGGACGCTTGCCGGTGAGTCATCGGGTAAGGGTCCGGGGCCGGAGTCGAGCCTGCTCAAGATCAAGGGCACCGAGATCCAGCAGCGGATCACCGAACTGGCGTTGGAGGCGGTCGGCCATTACGGCGCACCGTACTTCCGCGGCTTCGGCGAGGGCGACAACGAGCACCCGATCGGCCCCGACTACGCCCACCGCGCCGCCCCGACCTACTTCAACATGCGCAAGACGAGCATCTACGGCGGATCGAACGAGATCCAGCGCAACATCATCGCGAAGATGGTGCTGGGGCTCTAG